A part of Clarias gariepinus isolate MV-2021 ecotype Netherlands chromosome 14, CGAR_prim_01v2, whole genome shotgun sequence genomic DNA contains:
- the foxi1 gene encoding forkhead box protein I1 — MFLEGERIMSAFGQQPSPQQLSPLANPSAQDVLDMAAYCDNLSAYHHHHHHQQQQSAHHPSPRSSVHAPAYGLAEYAAPGTNPYLWLNGPSIGTASSPYLSGGANGASTYMQPGYGAGQRQFLAPPTSFHGTDLGWLAVPGQQDLFKMVRPPYSYSALIAMAIQNAQGKKLTLSQIYQYVSDNFPFYKKSKAGWQNSIRHNLSLNDCFKKVARDEDDPGKGNYWTLDPNCEKMFDNGNFRRKRKRRVDAVKTEDTSALKLADTASMAGVVQRSPSPSDPKSSPEPSPCFSTFVSTMNSVVAGSGDGVRARDTGALLTDLTRGREGVSPLNSYCPGETAPPSDPGHMSHRLSYYSPGLGNHFSVNNLIYNREGTEV, encoded by the exons ATGTTTCTCGAAGGAGAGCGGATTATGAGCGCCTTCGGGCAGCAGCCGTCGCCGCAGCAGCTGAGCCCGTTGGCCAACCCGAGCGCACAGGACGTGTTGGACATGGCCGCCTACTGCGACAACCTGAGCgcctaccaccaccaccaccaccatcaacaACAGCAGAGCGCACACCACCCGTCACCCAGATCTTCCGTGCATGCTCCGGCCTACGGCCTGGCCGAGTACGCAGCTCCCGGTACTAACCCGTACCTGTGGCTAAACGGACCGAGCATCGGCACCGCCTCCTCTCCGTACCTTTCGGGAGGTGCGAACGGGGCCTCCACCTACATGCAACCCGGTTATGGAGCAGGTCAGCGGCAGTTCCTGGCACCTCCAACCAGTTTCCACGGGACTGATCTCGGATGGCTAGCCGTCCCGGGACAGCAGGACCTTTTCAAGATGGTTAGACCTCCATACTCATACTCCGCTCTGATTGCCATGGCTATCCAGAACGCACAGGGAAAGAAACTTACACTCAGCCAGATCTACCAGTATGTCTCAGACAACTTTCCGTTTTACAAAAAGAGCAAAGCAGGCTGGCAAAACTCCATCAGGCATAACTTGTCGCTCAATGACTGCTTTAAGAAGGTCGCACGGGACGAGGACGATCCCG GCAAGGGCAATTACTGGACTCTGGACCCGAACTGCGAGAAAATGTTTGACAACGGGAACttcaggaggaagaggaagaggcgAGTCGATGCTGTGAAAACGGAGGACACGAGCGCGCTCAAGCTGGCTGACACGGCGAGCATGGCGGGGGTCGTGCAGCGCTCCCCGAGCCCGAGTGACCCCAAATCCTCACCAGAACCCAGCCCGTGTTTCAGCACGTTCGTCAGCACCATGAACTCGGTGGTGGCGGGAAGCGGGGACGGGGTGAGGGCGCGGGACACCGGCGCGCTGCTGACGGATTTAACGCGTGGCCGGGAGGGTGTGTCGCCCCTGAACTCCTACTGCCCTGGAGAGACGGCGCCTCCGAGCGACCCTGGTCACATGAGCCACAGACTCAGCTACTACTCCCCCGGCCTCGGCAACCACTTCAGCGTGAACAATTTAATCTACAACCGCGAGGGAACTGAGGTGTAA